Proteins found in one bacterium genomic segment:
- a CDS encoding YhcH/YjgK/YiaL family protein — protein MIIDCIQNAPLYRGINMGIQMALEYLAGKDFSGVAPGRYDLDGDKVFALVQQYETRPREKGLWEAHQRYIDVQFVASGVETMGYAPIRECTVTQPYSAEKDCALFSAKGDFLTARAGTFLVFFPGDVHMPCLNYESAVQVRKVVVKVKVQ, from the coding sequence ATGATTATTGATTGTATACAAAATGCACCCCTCTATCGGGGCATCAACATGGGAATCCAGATGGCCCTTGAGTATCTGGCCGGCAAGGACTTTTCGGGAGTGGCGCCGGGCCGCTATGATCTTGACGGGGATAAGGTATTTGCCCTGGTGCAGCAGTATGAGACCCGGCCAAGGGAAAAAGGCCTGTGGGAAGCGCATCAGCGCTATATTGATGTTCAGTTTGTGGCGTCAGGCGTAGAGACCATGGGTTATGCCCCCATTCGTGAATGTACGGTGACCCAGCCGTATTCAGCTGAAAAGGATTGTGCGCTGTTTTCGGCTAAGGGCGACTTCCTGACGGCTCGCGCCGGAACCTTTCTCGTCTTCTTCCCGGGAGATGTTCATATGCCCTGCTTGAACTATGAATCGGCCGTGCAGGTTCGAAAAGTCGTGGTCAAGGTGAAGGTGCAGTGA
- a CDS encoding MarC family protein: MTSNLSLFLSVWIKFTFLFTPFFALSMFLSMTEGYSESRRRKLALAVAGAVAVVCLLLFFAGNQLFALFGITLNSFRIGAGALLFLSAVGLVQGSQAPTSLSSGSDIAVVPLAIPIIVGPATTGTLLVLGAELDGVTAKSLGCFALLFAVMCMGILLLLSSLIQRSLGDRGIGILSKLTGLILAALAAQMVMTGIQGFMIH; encoded by the coding sequence ATGACCAGTAATCTTTCGCTGTTTTTGAGTGTATGGATCAAGTTTACTTTTTTATTCACGCCGTTCTTCGCCCTGTCCATGTTTCTCAGCATGACAGAGGGATACAGCGAGAGCCGCCGCCGTAAATTAGCCCTGGCGGTTGCCGGGGCCGTGGCGGTCGTCTGCCTTCTGCTATTTTTCGCCGGCAATCAATTGTTCGCCCTCTTCGGCATCACACTCAACTCTTTTCGAATCGGGGCCGGCGCCCTCCTCTTCCTGTCGGCCGTGGGCCTGGTCCAGGGAAGTCAGGCGCCGACCAGCCTCTCTAGCGGCAGCGATATCGCCGTGGTCCCTCTGGCGATTCCCATCATTGTTGGGCCGGCGACGACCGGCACCCTGCTGGTGTTGGGAGCGGAGTTGGACGGCGTGACCGCGAAAAGTCTCGGATGTTTCGCCCTGCTCTTTGCCGTGATGTGTATGGGCATTTTACTCCTATTGAGCTCGTTGATTCAGCGTTCACTGGGTGACCGAGGCATCGGGATCCTCAGCAAGCTCACCGGCCTGATATTGGCGGCCTTGGCCGCGCAGATGGTCATGACCGGCATTCAGGGATTTATGATCCATTGA
- a CDS encoding AGE family epimerase/isomerase — translation MNNQFLHSLVPDCRAATEVGIDVVVSRFEQNAGYPFVDTKLNTRTGADFPESADPESDFCGRSAVFGWIQGRGLEALAGHAAFLVDNPALVARCDGMLATVAARMAAFGEANQGRFVFLSTPDGRPFRCGADGQREYFSARTLSPGYSDLFMGKGLAAAGVRLGRPAWSELGVTTFRSAAAAITSGQFESDQISFDPKNPVRPIPGRQAQGPWMIALGGFALMCELFPGENEWVEGGVAFLRKLLGRHVIHQDSGPLRRFDFVEWTDNAGRPWQAQEQILQDPGHALEFTGLAARFLLQTMERDALSPQNRELVAASREILPEVFLAAFANGFQRPVGGICKTFDLVTRSSVNKDMPWWPLPEAMRAAALLLRLAPDHPRRAELAAAAADCARSLFGPFRSPVSGLFLQTRDSRGEPSRVIPATPDADPGYHTGLCLIDFVKTMENKGSLWR, via the coding sequence ATGAATAACCAGTTCCTGCATTCCCTTGTGCCTGACTGTCGTGCCGCCACGGAGGTTGGCATTGACGTGGTGGTGTCACGGTTTGAGCAGAATGCCGGATATCCTTTTGTGGATACCAAGCTGAACACCAGGACGGGTGCCGATTTTCCGGAGTCCGCTGATCCTGAGAGTGATTTCTGCGGACGTTCCGCCGTATTCGGGTGGATCCAGGGACGGGGGCTGGAGGCACTGGCGGGGCATGCCGCCTTTCTCGTGGACAATCCCGCCCTGGTGGCGCGGTGCGACGGGATGCTGGCGACCGTTGCGGCACGGATGGCCGCCTTCGGGGAGGCGAACCAGGGGCGTTTCGTTTTTCTTTCCACGCCTGATGGCCGCCCCTTCCGGTGCGGGGCGGATGGACAGCGGGAATACTTTTCGGCCCGGACGCTGTCGCCCGGATATTCCGACCTGTTCATGGGGAAAGGGTTAGCTGCCGCCGGCGTGCGGCTCGGGCGTCCCGCGTGGAGTGAGTTGGGCGTGACCACATTCCGCTCCGCCGCCGCCGCGATCACTTCCGGTCAATTTGAGTCGGATCAGATTTCATTCGATCCGAAGAACCCGGTCCGTCCCATCCCGGGCCGCCAGGCCCAAGGTCCCTGGATGATTGCGCTAGGCGGGTTTGCGCTCATGTGTGAGCTCTTCCCCGGCGAGAATGAGTGGGTGGAGGGCGGCGTCGCCTTCCTCCGTAAGCTGCTCGGGCGGCATGTGATTCATCAGGACTCCGGGCCCCTGCGGCGGTTCGATTTCGTGGAGTGGACGGATAATGCAGGACGGCCCTGGCAGGCGCAGGAGCAGATCCTGCAGGATCCGGGCCATGCGCTCGAGTTCACGGGATTGGCCGCCCGGTTTCTCCTGCAGACGATGGAACGGGACGCTCTGTCGCCGCAAAACCGCGAGCTTGTGGCCGCAAGCCGGGAAATTCTCCCGGAGGTTTTCCTCGCGGCATTTGCCAACGGGTTTCAGCGGCCGGTGGGCGGAATCTGTAAGACGTTTGATCTCGTGACCCGTTCATCTGTGAACAAAGATATGCCTTGGTGGCCGCTGCCTGAGGCCATGCGCGCGGCTGCACTCCTGCTCCGCCTGGCCCCGGACCACCCCCGTCGGGCAGAACTCGCGGCGGCGGCAGCGGACTGTGCCCGGTCTCTGTTCGGGCCTTTTCGCTCTCCGGTTTCCGGGCTGTTCCTGCAAACGCGTGATAGCCGTGGCGAACCCTCGCGGGTGATCCCGGCTACGCCGGATGCCGATCCGGGCTACCATACTGGCTTGTGTCTGATAGATTTTGTGAAAACCATGGAAAATAAAGGATCATTATGGCGATGA